Proteins from one Bacteroidia bacterium genomic window:
- a CDS encoding RNA methyltransferase, with protein sequence MKFIAKTSAGLEEILAEELTSQNFKNVKILRRAVAFTGNLAELYRANYCLRTALRIIWPISEFTAINETELYNKIYEIAWDEYFDYRKSIYIDVSAYSNNFRHTGFLAQKTKDAVVDKFRDKFKIRPSVDKIDPDIVINVHIYEDNVTISLDSSGKTLNQRGYRKFTGEAPLNEVLASGMLLISKWDKKSLLIDPMCGSGTIPIEAAYIATNTPPGFNRKYYSFMSWNSFDVKDLTWVKERANADIIPSEAEIICSDLNPEMIDFAFNNAKNAGMVDYITFKKEDFFDSIQPKSAGLLICNPPYGERLQIEDIYAFYNSIGSHLKHQYMGFKAVILSMDNEAAKSIGLKSSKKVKLFNGPIECTYQEYHLYQGSRKTNNNSNLTDGK encoded by the coding sequence ATGAAATTTATTGCAAAAACATCTGCCGGACTCGAAGAAATTCTTGCTGAAGAATTAACATCACAAAATTTCAAGAACGTTAAAATTCTTCGCAGAGCTGTTGCTTTTACAGGTAATTTAGCAGAATTATACAGAGCCAACTATTGTCTAAGAACCGCATTAAGAATAATCTGGCCCATTTCTGAATTTACAGCAATTAACGAAACTGAATTATATAACAAAATATACGAAATAGCGTGGGATGAATACTTTGATTACAGAAAATCAATTTACATTGATGTATCTGCATACTCAAATAACTTCAGGCATACTGGTTTTCTTGCTCAAAAAACAAAAGACGCAGTTGTTGATAAATTCAGAGATAAATTTAAAATTCGACCATCAGTAGATAAGATTGATCCTGACATTGTTATAAATGTTCACATTTATGAGGATAATGTTACTATTTCGTTAGATAGCTCGGGAAAGACATTAAACCAACGAGGTTATAGAAAATTTACTGGCGAAGCTCCGTTAAATGAAGTTCTTGCTTCAGGAATGTTGTTAATTTCAAAATGGGATAAAAAATCTTTGCTTATAGACCCAATGTGTGGCTCAGGAACAATTCCAATTGAAGCTGCATATATTGCAACCAACACTCCACCGGGGTTTAATAGAAAATATTATTCATTCATGAGTTGGAATTCTTTTGATGTAAAAGATTTAACATGGGTAAAAGAAAGAGCTAATGCGGATATTATACCTTCAGAAGCTGAAATAATTTGTTCAGATTTAAATCCCGAAATGATTGACTTTGCTTTTAACAATGCGAAAAATGCCGGAATGGTAGATTATATTACATTTAAAAAAGAAGATTTTTTTGATTCTATTCAGCCAAAATCTGCAGGTTTATTAATTTGCAACCCACCCTATGGCGAAAGATTACAAATTGAAGATATTTATGCTTTTTATAACAGTATTGGTTCTCATTTAAAACATCAGTATATGGGTTTTAAAGCAGTTATTCTTTCTATGGATAACGAAGCAGCAAAATCTATAGGTCTTAAGTCTTCTAAAAAAGTTAAACTGTTTAACGGGCCAATAGAATGTACTTATCAGGAGTATCATCTATATCAGGGCAGTCGAAAAACAAATAATAATTCAAATTTAACTGATGGAAAATAA
- a CDS encoding PAS domain-containing protein — MENKNITPSESSEFLWALFNNIPSAIFVIDKNNKIHFFNDAFKNLFEADEFNSLNKLCGEVIGCEFQLKEGQICGHTTACEKCAFRNNFIKGFIGDKVLKEKISREFEIKNIKTKKHFTFINKLVHYKNEEMQLVIIDDITEQVEQRKKLEELLKFKNEIIQIAAHDIRNPITAIYSFADVLLDKSNAYSPEKTTEFINIIKDSSKFSIELLNDLLDFSTLEAEESRLRLAEVEYTAFLKAIIEINQVIANKKSIKLDLISNCTPIKLLIDQNKIEQVINNLLSNAIKFSNNNSKIEIYCHFFNDTILTKVKDFGPGIANNEISNLFKPFNRGSAVPTGNEKSTGLGLVISKKIIKAHNGNIWVESKTGKGAEFIFTIPIQSILSK; from the coding sequence ATGGAAAATAAAAACATAACTCCCAGCGAATCATCCGAGTTTTTGTGGGCATTGTTTAATAATATTCCTTCTGCAATTTTTGTAATTGACAAAAATAACAAAATACACTTTTTTAATGATGCTTTCAAAAACCTGTTTGAAGCTGATGAATTTAATTCCTTAAATAAATTATGTGGAGAAGTAATAGGTTGTGAGTTTCAGCTTAAAGAAGGACAAATTTGTGGCCATACTACAGCATGCGAAAAATGTGCATTCCGAAATAATTTTATTAAAGGATTTATTGGAGATAAAGTTTTAAAAGAAAAAATAAGTAGAGAATTTGAAATTAAAAATATTAAAACTAAAAAGCATTTTACATTTATAAATAAACTTGTTCATTACAAAAATGAAGAAATGCAACTTGTTATTATTGATGACATAACCGAACAAGTTGAACAAAGAAAAAAATTAGAAGAATTATTAAAATTCAAAAACGAAATAATACAAATTGCAGCACACGATATACGAAATCCAATTACAGCAATATACTCGTTTGCAGATGTACTACTAGATAAATCAAATGCATATAGCCCAGAAAAAACTACAGAATTTATAAATATTATTAAGGACTCTAGTAAATTTTCAATCGAATTACTAAACGACTTGCTCGATTTTTCTACACTTGAAGCTGAAGAATCAAGATTAAGATTAGCTGAGGTTGAATATACCGCTTTCTTAAAAGCAATTATCGAAATTAATCAGGTTATTGCAAATAAAAAGAGTATTAAATTAGATTTAATTAGTAACTGTACCCCAATTAAATTACTAATAGATCAAAACAAAATTGAACAGGTAATTAATAATCTATTAAGTAACGCTATAAAATTCAGTAACAATAATTCTAAGATTGAAATATACTGTCATTTCTTTAATGATACCATTTTAACAAAAGTTAAAGATTTCGGACCAGGCATTGCGAATAATGAAATCAGCAATTTATTTAAGCCATTTAATCGTGGCTCTGCAGTACCTACTGGTAATGAAAAAAGCACCGGATTAGGACTTGTTATCTCTAAAAAAATTATAAAAGCACATAACGGAAATATATGGGTTGAAAGTAAAACAGGCAAAGGTGCTGAGTTTATTTTTACAATTCCGATTCAAAGTATTTTAAGCAAATAA
- a CDS encoding M13 family metallopeptidase: MNYKINFLFFAGIAALLAGCSGGSSNQTESKEMTTKSIDPINMDTTVAPGNDFYQYANGSWIKNNPIGEEFSVYGSFHKLDEDNTIMLKELFEQAANSKDVTQGSEIQKIGDFYSSGLDTINIEKQKLEPLTPFFDEIASMKDSKDVLNVIVKLHSMEIFPLFYFYGSQDDKNSNMVIAQIMQGGLGLPDRDYYLSNDEQSQMLRKEYVKYISTLMKLTGKYKDAEIAKIADGIMKIETRLAKASMTRLEMRDPQKLYHKMPVAELQKLSPDFDWNSYFTQIGKADLKEININQPEFIKEIGKMIKSVPMNEWKEYFTFNLINDCAPYVNSDFEKARFAFYGTVLSGRTKMKDRWKTIVESTSGNLGEAVGKIYVEKYFPAEAKTRMIELVKNLKESLKEHIQNLTWMTPETKVKAIEKLGTINLKIGYPDKWRDYSALTISKQAYVLNVIAANKFEFKRMLAEIDKPVDRAKWDMTPQTVNAYYSPNMNEVVFPAAILQPPFFNKDADDAVNYGGIGAVIGHEMTHGFDDQGCQYDKNGNLQNWWTEKDVENFKKQTAPLIVTYNNFKMLDSLHVNGELTLGENIADFGGVSVSMDAFKKTLKGDEKTIDGFTPIQRFYLSYAEIWRQQIRDQELMRRLKEDVHSPALARVNVTVYHSDDFYNAFPIKETDSKFVPKDKRIRIW; encoded by the coding sequence ATGAATTATAAAATAAACTTCTTGTTCTTTGCTGGCATAGCTGCTTTATTAGCTGGATGTTCCGGCGGATCATCAAATCAAACCGAATCAAAAGAAATGACAACAAAATCAATTGATCCAATTAATATGGATACAACCGTTGCTCCAGGTAACGATTTCTATCAGTATGCAAATGGTAGCTGGATTAAAAATAATCCTATTGGTGAAGAATTTTCTGTTTATGGCTCATTTCATAAATTAGACGAAGATAACACTATTATGCTTAAAGAGTTATTTGAGCAAGCAGCAAATTCAAAAGATGTAACACAAGGTAGCGAAATTCAAAAAATCGGAGATTTCTACTCCTCAGGTCTAGATACCATTAACATAGAAAAACAAAAACTTGAACCACTAACCCCTTTCTTTGATGAAATAGCTTCAATGAAAGATTCAAAGGACGTTTTAAATGTAATTGTAAAGCTTCATTCAATGGAAATTTTTCCGTTGTTTTACTTTTATGGTTCTCAGGACGACAAAAACAGTAATATGGTAATTGCTCAAATTATGCAGGGTGGACTAGGTTTACCTGATCGCGATTATTATTTAAGTAACGATGAACAATCACAAATGCTTCGTAAAGAATATGTGAAATATATTTCAACTTTAATGAAGCTTACAGGCAAATATAAAGATGCTGAAATAGCTAAAATTGCTGATGGAATTATGAAAATTGAAACACGTCTGGCAAAAGCATCAATGACAAGATTAGAAATGCGCGATCCTCAGAAATTGTATCATAAAATGCCAGTAGCAGAATTACAAAAACTTTCACCAGATTTTGATTGGAACTCATATTTTACACAAATTGGAAAAGCCGATTTAAAAGAAATTAACATTAACCAACCCGAGTTTATTAAAGAAATTGGTAAAATGATAAAATCTGTTCCTATGAATGAGTGGAAAGAATATTTTACTTTCAATTTAATTAATGACTGTGCACCATACGTTAACAGCGATTTTGAAAAAGCTCGTTTTGCTTTCTATGGAACTGTTCTTTCAGGAAGAACAAAAATGAAAGATCGTTGGAAAACCATTGTTGAATCAACAAGTGGAAATTTAGGCGAAGCAGTTGGAAAAATTTATGTAGAAAAATACTTTCCCGCCGAAGCTAAAACCAGAATGATTGAATTAGTAAAAAACCTTAAGGAATCATTGAAAGAACACATTCAAAATTTAACCTGGATGACCCCGGAAACTAAAGTTAAAGCAATTGAAAAATTAGGAACTATTAATTTAAAAATTGGATACCCTGATAAATGGAGAGATTATTCTGCATTAACAATTTCAAAACAAGCTTATGTGTTAAATGTTATTGCAGCTAATAAATTCGAATTTAAAAGGATGTTAGCAGAAATTGATAAACCTGTAGATCGTGCAAAATGGGATATGACACCACAAACAGTTAATGCTTATTATAGTCCAAATATGAATGAAGTTGTATTTCCTGCAGCAATTCTTCAACCTCCTTTCTTTAATAAAGATGCCGATGATGCAGTTAATTATGGTGGAATAGGTGCAGTTATTGGTCACGAAATGACTCACGGTTTTGACGATCAGGGCTGTCAGTATGACAAAAACGGTAACTTACAAAACTGGTGGACAGAAAAAGATGTTGAAAATTTTAAAAAACAAACAGCTCCATTAATTGTAACTTATAATAACTTTAAGATGCTTGACTCATTGCATGTTAATGGCGAATTAACTTTAGGTGAAAATATTGCAGATTTTGGCGGTGTTTCTGTATCAATGGATGCATTTAAGAAAACACTAAAAGGCGACGAAAAAACAATTGATGGCTTCACTCCTATTCAAAGGTTTTATCTTTCATATGCTGAAATTTGGAGACAACAAATTCGTGATCAGGAGTTAATGCGAAGGCTTAAAGAAGATGTTCACTCTCCTGCTCTTGCTAGAGTTAATGTAACAGTATATCATTCAGATGATTTTTATAATGCATTTCCAATAAAAGAAACAGACTCCAAGTTTGTTCCAAAAGATAAACGAATAAGAATTTGGTAA
- a CDS encoding isocitrate/isopropylmalate dehydrogenase family protein translates to MGKRTIVAMPGDGIGKAVLEECIRVLDAAGFEANYVNGDIGWEFWCKEGNPLPDRTIKLLEEHKIGLFGAITSKPKDKTAAELAPELQDKGYTYYSPIVTMRQHFNLDICMRPCHTFKGNPLNFIRRTANGGVEEPQIDVMIFRQNTEGLYGGVEWTNPPKQVYDALMTHKQFQKNFAWCPGEELAVSTRIFTKKYVTRIVRAAFEYAKKRGFEKITVCEKPNVIRETSGMMLKVAQEMSKSDYPNIWVEDVNIDAMTMWLTKNPENYNVIVAGNMFGDIVSDAFAGLIGGLGFATSAQFNPESGVCVFEPTHGSAPKYAEYETSIVNPIAMINSAVMMLEHIGETVIAEKIKKAVAEVVAEGKTRAYDMMKLKGTQAVINQGAASTRQMADAIITKL, encoded by the coding sequence ATGGGAAAAAGAACTATCGTAGCAATGCCAGGTGACGGCATAGGAAAAGCAGTATTGGAAGAATGTATCCGCGTATTAGACGCAGCAGGATTTGAAGCTAACTATGTAAATGGTGACATTGGCTGGGAATTTTGGTGTAAAGAAGGTAATCCACTACCAGATCGTACAATTAAATTATTAGAAGAACATAAAATTGGTTTATTTGGAGCTATTACTTCAAAACCAAAAGATAAAACAGCCGCAGAACTTGCACCTGAATTACAAGATAAGGGTTATACATACTATAGTCCAATTGTTACAATGAGACAACATTTTAACCTTGATATTTGTATGCGTCCTTGTCATACTTTTAAAGGAAATCCTTTAAATTTTATCAGACGTACTGCAAATGGTGGTGTTGAAGAGCCTCAGATTGATGTTATGATTTTCCGTCAGAATACTGAAGGTTTATATGGTGGTGTAGAATGGACCAATCCTCCAAAACAAGTTTATGATGCTTTAATGACTCATAAACAATTTCAAAAAAACTTTGCATGGTGTCCAGGTGAAGAATTAGCTGTATCAACAAGAATTTTTACAAAGAAATATGTAACAAGAATTGTTAGAGCTGCTTTTGAGTATGCTAAAAAACGTGGATTCGAAAAAATTACAGTTTGCGAAAAACCAAACGTAATTCGCGAAACATCAGGCATGATGTTAAAAGTTGCTCAGGAAATGAGTAAATCCGATTATCCAAATATTTGGGTTGAAGATGTAAACATTGACGCTATGACAATGTGGTTAACTAAAAATCCTGAAAACTATAATGTTATTGTTGCCGGTAATATGTTCGGTGATATAGTTTCTGATGCATTTGCAGGATTAATTGGTGGTTTAGGCTTTGCAACATCTGCTCAGTTTAACCCAGAATCAGGTGTTTGTGTATTTGAGCCTACTCATGGCTCTGCTCCAAAATATGCTGAATACGAAACTAGTATTGTTAATCCAATAGCTATGATTAATTCAGCGGTAATGATGCTCGAACATATTGGCGAAACTGTAATTGCTGAAAAAATTAAGAAAGCAGTTGCTGAAGTAGTTGCTGAAGGTAAAACAAGAGCATACGATATGATGAAACTTAAAGGTACACAGGCAGTAATTAATCAGGGCGCTGCTAGTACTCGCCAAATGGCTGATGCTATTATTACAAAACTATAA
- a CDS encoding phosphohydrolase yields the protein MLQIEQKYKEQAIALWPELEWIKDAKLKEATMLTWALALQKSVLGPEDLNTIPFTLLCGPDFKVTFMCHKRAVVHVAKDCGDQMNKFFKTDLPVNMDVLIAGAILADVGKLLEYELKDGKSIQGNYGKYLRHPFSGVSLAEMCGVSPEVCHIIATHAGEGNMVKRTTEAYIVHHADFMTFEPFRERLKI from the coding sequence ATGTTACAAATAGAACAGAAGTATAAAGAACAAGCAATAGCGCTTTGGCCAGAATTAGAATGGATTAAAGATGCAAAACTTAAAGAAGCTACAATGTTAACATGGGCTTTAGCTTTGCAAAAATCTGTACTTGGACCGGAAGATTTAAACACAATTCCTTTCACTCTCCTTTGCGGACCAGATTTTAAAGTAACATTTATGTGCCATAAACGTGCAGTGGTTCATGTTGCAAAAGACTGTGGCGATCAGATGAACAAATTCTTCAAAACTGATTTACCCGTAAATATGGATGTTCTTATTGCAGGTGCTATCCTAGCCGACGTAGGTAAACTTCTTGAATACGAATTAAAAGATGGAAAATCTATTCAGGGAAATTATGGAAAATATTTGCGTCACCCATTTTCAGGTGTTTCATTAGCTGAAATGTGTGGTGTATCTCCAGAAGTTTGTCACATTATTGCAACACATGCTGGTGAAGGTAATATGGTAAAAAGAACAACAGAAGCATATATTGTTCATCATGCAGATTTCATGACTTTCGAACCATTCCGTGAAAGATTAAAAATATAA
- a CDS encoding 3-isopropylmalate dehydratase large subunit, whose product MTIIEKIIAKHSNQSVVKAGDIVDIFIDSRVARDFGGANVVKNLVDNGLKVADSTKTFFTFDCNPTGSDQKYAANQQYCREFARENDIKIYDIDAGIGTHLAMDNGLAWPGSTFVSTDSHANIMGAICSFGQGMGDQDIAAAWAKGSIWFKTPPSIKLNFTGKLDKQVSSKDFVLNLLNIFGANKLLGYSVEFYGEAIEKLTLSDRITVASMATEMGAIIFLFPPNKEVKNHCEKKTGKKIEAPLADENAVYEQVIDINVNSFKPMLALPGKPHDNTPVQKEKGKKIDSAIIGSCTNGRIEDLRIAANILKNNSVAPGVVLKIVPATDDIWKRALDEGLIQIFKNAGAMISNAGCSGCAAGQVGQNGPGEVTISTGNRNFEGKQGKGFVYLASPGVVAASAIAGYITTPDDIPINPTLFEKSKNPVAAKKIIKEVKQDKPLVAEGKVWVILKDDIDTDMIFHNRYLAITDIKEMGQYTFDNLKGYEDFAKKAKPGDIVITSKNFGAGSSRQQAVDCFLSLGISCILAESYGAIYERNAINAALPILSYNPEILKSIDIQTGDTVKIDMVAGKITNLKNKKTTDINKFTEVQINIYKNGGLL is encoded by the coding sequence ATGACTATAATTGAAAAAATAATTGCTAAACATAGCAATCAATCTGTTGTTAAGGCTGGTGACATAGTGGATATTTTTATCGACTCAAGAGTTGCCCGCGATTTTGGTGGTGCAAACGTTGTAAAAAATTTAGTAGATAACGGTTTAAAAGTTGCTGATTCAACTAAAACTTTTTTTACTTTCGATTGTAATCCTACAGGTTCTGATCAGAAATATGCTGCAAACCAACAATATTGCAGAGAGTTTGCCCGCGAAAACGATATTAAAATTTATGATATCGATGCCGGAATAGGAACTCATTTAGCAATGGATAATGGTTTGGCATGGCCCGGAAGTACTTTTGTTTCTACAGATTCTCATGCAAATATTATGGGTGCAATTTGTTCTTTCGGACAAGGTATGGGCGATCAGGATATTGCTGCAGCATGGGCAAAAGGTTCTATTTGGTTTAAAACTCCACCTTCAATAAAATTAAATTTTACTGGAAAACTTGACAAACAGGTTTCTTCAAAAGATTTTGTATTAAATCTATTAAATATTTTTGGAGCAAATAAACTACTTGGATATTCTGTTGAATTTTATGGCGAAGCAATAGAAAAATTAACTCTTTCAGATAGAATAACAGTTGCCTCAATGGCTACTGAAATGGGTGCAATTATTTTCCTTTTCCCACCAAATAAAGAAGTGAAAAATCATTGCGAAAAGAAAACTGGTAAGAAAATTGAAGCACCACTTGCTGATGAAAACGCAGTTTACGAGCAAGTAATTGACATAAATGTTAATTCGTTTAAACCAATGCTTGCCTTACCTGGTAAGCCTCACGACAATACTCCTGTTCAAAAAGAAAAAGGTAAAAAAATCGATTCTGCAATTATTGGAAGTTGTACAAATGGAAGAATTGAAGATTTAAGAATTGCAGCTAACATTTTGAAAAATAATTCTGTTGCTCCGGGTGTTGTATTAAAAATTGTTCCAGCTACAGATGACATTTGGAAAAGAGCATTAGACGAAGGTCTTATTCAGATTTTTAAAAATGCAGGCGCAATGATTTCTAATGCTGGTTGCTCAGGTTGTGCAGCTGGTCAGGTTGGACAAAATGGTCCGGGCGAGGTAACAATAAGTACAGGAAACAGAAATTTTGAAGGAAAACAAGGAAAAGGTTTTGTTTATCTTGCTTCTCCTGGTGTTGTTGCTGCATCTGCAATTGCAGGATATATTACAACTCCTGATGATATTCCAATTAACCCTACCCTATTTGAAAAATCAAAAAATCCTGTTGCCGCTAAAAAAATAATTAAAGAAGTAAAACAGGATAAGCCATTGGTCGCTGAAGGCAAAGTTTGGGTTATCCTAAAAGATGATATTGATACTGATATGATCTTCCATAACAGATATCTTGCAATCACTGATATTAAGGAAATGGGACAATATACTTTTGATAACTTAAAAGGTTATGAAGATTTTGCAAAAAAAGCAAAACCCGGAGATATTGTTATTACTTCTAAAAACTTTGGTGCAGGAAGCTCTCGTCAGCAAGCTGTGGATTGTTTCTTATCATTAGGTATATCTTGTATTCTTGCTGAATCATACGGAGCAATTTATGAGCGAAATGCAATAAATGCAGCATTACCAATTTTAAGTTATAATCCTGAAATCCTTAAATCCATTGATATTCAAACTGGCGATACTGTTAAAATAGATATGGTTGCAGGGAAAATAACAAATCTTAAAAACAAAAAAACTACTGATATAAATAAGTTTACCGAAGTTCAAATAAATATTTACAAAAACGGAGGTCTGCTTTAA
- a CDS encoding 3-isopropylmalate dehydratase large subunit yields the protein MGQTFAEKIFGAPAGAIVFKKPDLVLTHDNTASIKKTWEKMGGTKVFNPNQLLITLDHNAPPTDSKLANDYETIRAFARAQGINKFHAAGDGICHQIMSYYAKPGMIIVGSDSHTCTAGAFNAMAAGIDRTESAGLWKKGETWFRVPESIKVTLKGKLNKGVYAKDISLWIIGKIGTDGANYMSIEYHGEGVKTLSVSARMTLANLASEMGAKNAVFPADEVLACFIGNQNANSVWADFDAKYFKEIEINLSDIFPVVAAPHSPENVKAVSEVQGVKLNQGVIGTCTNGRLDDLEIAAQILDGKTIAKDFQLLVIPASKDIYMQAIENGTITKLMKAGATILASSCGPCLGTGQGIPADGFNVISTANRNFLGRMGNKNSNVYLASPATVAHSAICGEITDPRGVKANDKFISEINVATTTSIPKGENRKTENIWNYSDADNLNTDQMFAGNLTYSVTSSDAIGIMPHLFKGFDDSFAENVKANDIIFAGDNFGCGSSREHPAVGLAEAGVKAVICKSVNRIFYRSSVNQGLPILVVPDAVNAYKQGSKASVDFAKGEINIDNKIFKFAPLPDQLMAVFDAKGLVNYLKNA from the coding sequence ATGGGACAAACATTTGCCGAAAAAATATTTGGAGCACCTGCTGGTGCAATAGTTTTTAAAAAACCTGATTTAGTTTTAACTCATGATAATACTGCAAGTATTAAAAAGACATGGGAAAAAATGGGTGGAACAAAAGTTTTTAACCCAAATCAATTATTAATTACTTTGGATCACAACGCTCCTCCTACCGATTCAAAACTGGCAAATGATTATGAGACTATAAGAGCCTTTGCTAGAGCTCAGGGAATAAATAAGTTCCATGCTGCCGGTGATGGTATTTGCCATCAAATTATGTCATATTACGCAAAACCAGGGATGATAATAGTTGGTAGCGATAGTCATACTTGTACAGCCGGAGCTTTTAATGCCATGGCTGCAGGTATTGACAGAACAGAATCAGCAGGTCTTTGGAAAAAAGGTGAAACATGGTTCAGAGTTCCTGAGTCAATTAAAGTAACACTTAAAGGCAAGTTAAATAAAGGTGTATATGCTAAAGATATAAGTCTGTGGATAATTGGCAAAATCGGAACCGATGGAGCCAATTATATGTCCATAGAATATCATGGCGAAGGTGTAAAAACTTTATCAGTTTCGGCAAGAATGACATTAGCCAATCTTGCATCTGAAATGGGTGCTAAAAATGCAGTCTTTCCTGCTGACGAAGTACTTGCTTGTTTTATTGGAAACCAAAATGCTAATAGTGTTTGGGCTGACTTTGATGCAAAATATTTTAAAGAGATTGAAATTAACTTATCTGATATTTTCCCGGTTGTAGCTGCTCCACATAGCCCAGAAAATGTAAAGGCAGTTTCTGAAGTTCAGGGTGTTAAGCTAAATCAGGGTGTTATTGGAACCTGCACAAATGGTCGTTTGGACGATTTAGAAATCGCAGCTCAAATACTTGATGGAAAAACAATTGCAAAAGATTTTCAATTATTGGTTATTCCTGCTTCAAAAGATATCTATATGCAGGCAATTGAAAACGGAACTATCACAAAATTGATGAAAGCCGGAGCTACAATTCTTGCCTCTTCATGTGGACCATGTCTTGGAACCGGACAAGGAATTCCAGCCGATGGATTTAACGTAATTTCAACTGCAAATCGAAATTTTTTAGGGCGAATGGGTAATAAAAATTCAAACGTTTACTTGGCTTCGCCGGCAACTGTGGCTCATTCTGCAATTTGTGGCGAAATCACAGATCCTAGAGGTGTAAAAGCTAACGATAAGTTCATTTCCGAGATAAATGTAGCTACAACTACATCAATTCCTAAGGGCGAAAATCGCAAAACAGAAAATATCTGGAACTATTCAGATGCCGATAATTTAAATACCGATCAGATGTTTGCCGGAAATTTAACATACTCAGTTACCAGCTCAGATGCAATTGGAATTATGCCTCACCTGTTCAAAGGTTTTGATGATAGCTTTGCAGAAAATGTAAAAGCAAACGATATAATTTTTGCTGGTGATAATTTTGGTTGTGGAAGTAGTCGCGAGCATCCGGCTGTTGGACTTGCAGAAGCAGGTGTAAAAGCGGTTATTTGCAAATCGGTAAATCGTATTTTTTATCGCTCATCAGTAAATCAGGGATTACCAATTTTAGTTGTTCCTGACGCTGTAAATGCTTACAAACAAGGTTCAAAAGCTTCTGTTGATTTTGCAAAAGGAGAAATCAATATTGATAACAAAATATTTAAGTTCGCTCCTCTTCCAGATCAACTTATGGCTGTGTTTGATGCAAAAGGCCTGGTGAATTATTTGAAGAATGCATAA
- a CDS encoding DUF3820 family protein, protein MDPAPISDSKVLLEIVSTKMPFGRYEGTLICDLPESYIVWFKQKGFPKGRLGILLETMYEIELNGLNELLRPLKANFRG, encoded by the coding sequence ATGGATCCAGCCCCAATAAGCGACTCAAAAGTTTTACTTGAAATTGTAAGCACAAAAATGCCATTTGGCAGATATGAAGGAACTTTAATCTGTGATTTACCCGAAAGCTATATTGTTTGGTTTAAGCAAAAAGGATTTCCCAAAGGCAGATTAGGCATATTGTTAGAAACAATGTACGAAATAGAATTAAATGGTCTGAATGAACTACTCAGACCACTTAAAGCAAATTTTAGAGGATAA